In Pecten maximus chromosome 10, xPecMax1.1, whole genome shotgun sequence, one genomic interval encodes:
- the LOC117336080 gene encoding uncharacterized protein LOC117336080 yields MLAACLRRVSRSIRILRGQTLSLKSGGSVDSWRSRDCRQFNMSSVSPPGGSWLRDILEDQSTQTYYIEYDRFFSNHLTHGIIAIEKLGGDKDRVNRFVEHYKNHGKLEPPNHPRHSDESTDAEPATDDELHKLLGQRKLYYKIRNRFRVILKEHGSAEEMLREEFPKLSRGLVCSAAHGLIHTGYGYSVRCSSTVTEGLAYLHHSCKPLIFDEKNPDNDISHFGKGACDILTVLAELKKDENLRKYMEDEAVKLRQSDWYSGGFQYRVAALVGKGDDLMKYAYKIKVPVIQSCQDEDGLAVALANWLLDQAIAVFALSEIKNDFFLLHGVTAAWSLRQIIPLLKHPDAVDALRTFTCALLAVYVSQGCPDLTNKPEIPQTDVTASDWQEIIDKALARDTDEHIYKLVQVCHDTWREKNGSDGAALYIHAAQMCIDHDLHF; encoded by the exons ATGCTAGCTGCTTGTCTACGGAGGGTGTCTCGTTCAATACGCATACTTCGTGGGCAAACTCTTAGTTTGAAATCGGGTGGAAGTGTGGATAGTTGGAGATCGAGAGACTGTCGTCA ATTCAACATGTCGTCTGTCAGCCCCCCTGGTGGTTCCTGGTTAAGGGACATATTGGAGGACCAGTCTACACAGACGTACTACATAGAGTATGACAGATTCTTCAGTAACCACCTGACACATGGTATCATAGCAATAGAGAAACTTGGTGGTGACAAAGACAGGGTCAACAGGTTCGTTGAACACTACAAAAATCACGGGAAGCTGGAACCGCCTAATCACCCACGTCACAGTGACGAAAGCACTGACGCAGAACCCGCAACGGATGACGAACTACACAAACTTCTTGGGCAAAGGAAATTGTACTACAAGATACGTAATCGATTCAGAGTGATACTGAAGGAACATGGATCAGCGGAAGAAATGCTGAGAGAGGAATTTCCAAAATTGAGTAGGGGGCTAGTGTGCTCGGCCGCCCACGGTTTGATACACACAGGCTATGGATACAGCGTTCGATGCTCGTCCACAGTAACTGAAGGTCTGGCATATCTACATCATTCTTGTAAACCACTAATATTTGACGAAAAGAACCCGGATAATGACATCAGCCATTTTGGAAAAGGAGCATGCGACATTTTGACCGTACTTGCGGAACTGAAGAAAGATGAAAATTTAAGAAAGTACATGGAAGACGAAGCAGTGAAGCTCAGACAAAGCGATTGGTATTCTGGTGGATTCCAGTACAGAGTTGCCGCTCTTGTTGGAAAAGGTGATGATCTGATGAAGTATGCCTATAAGATCAAAGTACCGGTGATACAGAGCTGTCAGGATGAGGATGGCCTGGCAGTCGCGCTTGCTAATTGGTTACTAGACCAGGCCATTGCTGTTTTTGCATTGTCGGAAATCAAAAAcgacttttttcttcttcatggTGTGACAGCTGCTTGGTCGTTACGACAAATTATCCCTTTGTTAAAACATCCAGATGCCGTTGACGCCTTGAGAACATTCACGTGTGCCTTGTTAGCGGTTTATGTCAGCCAGGGATGTCCCGACTTGACAAACAAACCGGAAATCCCACAAACGGACGTCACAGCTTCTGATTGGCAGGAAATCATTGACAAGGCATTAGCACGTGACACTGATGaacatatttacaaacttgTACAGGTCTGCCATGACACGTGGCGCGAGAAGAATGGTTCCGACGGTGCTGCCCTCTATATACACGCAGCTCAAATGTGTATTGATCACGACCTTCATTTCTGA